From a single Georhizobium profundi genomic region:
- the cbiB gene encoding adenosylcobinamide-phosphate synthase CbiB: MIIDLERQLLILAAALLLDRIVGDPDWLWRRLPHPVVIFGKAIGFADKRFNREGARPASRRLAGRLVIGTLLAASVVVGATLSLMFAHASFVGVLLELIVVAVLLAQKSLSDHVQAVAIGYRTGGLEGARFAVSMIVGRNPATLDENGVARAAIESLAENFSDGTVAPAFWYALLGLPGIFAYKMLNTADSMIGHRSARHIDFGRASAIADDWANWPAARLSAALIAAGALVQVGLGAARRALKVALMDHGLHRSPNAGWPESAMAGALDVALAGPRIYGGERVAEPMLNAAGRMCSMADIDRAIRIYGAACSALLVLTVLAALTIRA; this comes from the coding sequence ATGATCATCGATCTCGAACGGCAACTGCTCATCCTTGCCGCAGCACTCCTTCTCGATCGCATCGTCGGCGACCCCGACTGGCTGTGGCGGCGCTTGCCGCATCCGGTCGTGATCTTCGGCAAGGCGATCGGTTTTGCAGACAAGCGTTTCAATCGCGAGGGGGCGAGGCCTGCGTCACGTCGCCTCGCGGGCCGGCTCGTCATCGGGACGCTGTTGGCTGCTTCAGTCGTCGTAGGCGCCACACTGTCGCTGATGTTCGCGCATGCCAGCTTCGTCGGCGTGCTGCTCGAATTGATCGTCGTTGCGGTGCTTCTCGCGCAAAAGAGCCTCTCGGATCATGTCCAGGCGGTTGCGATCGGCTATCGCACTGGCGGTCTCGAGGGCGCGCGTTTTGCGGTTTCCATGATCGTCGGGCGAAATCCGGCGACGCTCGACGAGAATGGCGTTGCCCGTGCGGCTATCGAGAGCCTTGCTGAGAACTTCTCCGATGGCACTGTTGCGCCGGCCTTCTGGTATGCGCTGCTCGGCCTGCCGGGGATATTCGCCTACAAGATGCTGAACACGGCCGACAGCATGATCGGTCATCGCTCCGCCCGCCACATCGATTTCGGCCGCGCCTCCGCAATAGCCGACGATTGGGCGAACTGGCCGGCAGCGCGGCTCTCAGCCGCATTGATCGCCGCCGGCGCCTTAGTCCAAGTGGGTTTGGGTGCGGCGCGGCGCGCGCTGAAAGTTGCGCTGATGGATCACGGGCTGCACCGCTCGCCCAATGCCGGCTGGCCGGAATCGGCGATGGCGGGTGCGCTCGATGTCGCGCTTGCCGGGCCCCGGATCTATGGCGGCGAGCGTGTCGCCGAGCCCATGCTCAATGCCGCCGGCCGGATGTGCTCGATGGCCGATATCGATCGTGCAATCCGCATTTACGGCGCCGCGTGCTCGGCGCTGCTCGTTCTGACAGTGCTTGCCGCGCTTACAATTCGTGCTTGA